A genomic region of Azoarcus sp. KH32C contains the following coding sequences:
- a CDS encoding D-glycerate dehydrogenase, with protein MSRPRIVLTRRWPAAVEQRLAERYEVVVNEDDHPLSPAELRDALMSADAVLTTVSDRIDAEVLAVDAPRAKVLVNYGVGFNHIDVAAATARGIVVTNTPDVLTDCTADLALTLMLMIARRAGEGEREVRAGAWSGWRPTHLVGSRVSGKILGLIGMGRIGRAVARRAQFGFGMQVLYFNRSPVPASELEGLDARACHSVEEVLARADFVSLHCPGGVTNRHLINRERLAHMQRHAFLINTARGDVVDEAALAWALTNGIIAGAGLDVYEAEPHVNEDLLALPNVVLLPHLGSATEETRVGMGLRAMQNLDAFFDGRTPPDRVA; from the coding sequence ATGAGCAGACCCCGCATCGTATTGACGCGCCGCTGGCCCGCTGCCGTGGAGCAGCGCTTGGCCGAGCGCTACGAGGTGGTCGTGAACGAGGACGACCATCCGCTTTCGCCCGCCGAGCTGCGCGACGCGCTGATGAGCGCCGATGCGGTGCTCACCACCGTCAGCGACCGCATCGATGCCGAGGTGCTCGCCGTCGACGCGCCGCGCGCGAAAGTGCTCGTCAATTACGGGGTCGGCTTCAACCACATCGATGTCGCGGCCGCCACGGCCCGCGGCATTGTCGTCACCAACACCCCGGATGTGCTGACCGACTGCACCGCCGACCTCGCGCTGACGCTGATGCTGATGATCGCCCGTCGCGCCGGAGAGGGCGAGCGCGAAGTGCGCGCCGGCGCGTGGTCCGGCTGGCGGCCGACGCATCTCGTCGGCTCGCGCGTCTCAGGCAAGATCCTCGGCCTCATCGGCATGGGCCGCATCGGCCGGGCCGTCGCGCGCCGCGCCCAGTTCGGCTTCGGTATGCAGGTGCTGTACTTCAACCGCAGCCCGGTGCCGGCGAGCGAGCTCGAAGGGCTCGATGCCCGCGCCTGCCATTCGGTCGAAGAGGTGCTCGCCCGCGCCGATTTCGTCTCGCTGCATTGCCCGGGCGGCGTCACCAATCGCCACCTGATCAACCGCGAGCGTCTCGCGCACATGCAGCGCCACGCCTTCCTCATCAACACGGCACGAGGCGACGTTGTCGACGAGGCGGCGCTCGCCTGGGCGCTGACCAACGGCATCATCGCTGGCGCCGGTCTCGACGTCTATGAAGCCGAGCCGCACGTGAACGAAGACCTGCTGGCGCTTCCGAACGTCGTGCTGCTGCCGCATCTGGGCAGCGCCACCGAGGAAACGCGAGTCGGCATGGGCCTGCGTGCGATGCAGAACCTCGACGCCTTCTTCGACGGACGCACTCCCCCCGATCGGGTCGCCTGA
- a CDS encoding sigma 54-interacting transcriptional regulator produces the protein MKAHPHRAATPVSPTASLARGRSRILLIDDDPGLLRLLSKRLREHGYEIDTAASAEEALARLATERFDLVISDVRLPGSDGLVLFSEIRRSFPALPVILLTGHGTIEDAVEATSRGVFAYVTKPFDSRMLLSRIEQALQMSGPSPDDAPQRRDTSWCEEIISHSSRMRSMLDEAQLVAASDASILIQGESGTGKELLARAIHRASPRADAPFVAINCGAIPENLLESELFGHARGAFTGAATAHTGLFVAANGGTLFLDEIGDMPLALQVKLLRVLQERAVRPVGSTRAEKIDVRIISATHRDLEAAREAGLFREDLFYRLNVVSLSLPTLEERREDIPLLASLFLQNLARKYHKRLHGFAPDALQALASAAWPGNVRQLQNVVEQACALATTPLIPLTLVERALRGTAHERLSYAEARQRFERDYLIRILKLTDGNVSDAARLADRNRTEFYRLLQRHALTPGLFRGSYRPTQHGRRKTDR, from the coding sequence ATGAAAGCCCACCCACACCGCGCGGCCACGCCCGTTTCACCCACAGCGTCATTGGCGCGCGGCAGATCCCGCATCCTGCTTATCGATGACGACCCTGGTCTGCTGCGTCTGCTTTCGAAGCGGCTGCGCGAGCATGGCTACGAGATCGACACCGCCGCTAGCGCCGAAGAAGCCTTGGCCCGTCTGGCGACCGAGCGCTTCGATCTCGTGATCAGCGACGTGCGCCTGCCCGGGTCCGACGGCCTCGTGCTGTTCAGCGAGATCCGCCGCAGCTTCCCAGCGCTGCCCGTGATCCTGCTGACCGGCCACGGCACAATCGAGGACGCCGTGGAGGCGACCTCGCGAGGCGTCTTCGCCTATGTCACCAAGCCCTTCGACAGCCGCATGCTCTTGTCCCGGATCGAACAGGCGCTGCAGATGAGCGGCCCCTCCCCGGACGACGCCCCGCAACGGCGCGACACGAGCTGGTGTGAGGAGATCATCAGCCACAGCAGCCGCATGCGGTCGATGCTGGACGAGGCGCAGTTGGTGGCGGCGTCGGACGCGAGCATCCTGATCCAGGGCGAGAGCGGCACCGGAAAGGAGTTGCTCGCTCGTGCCATCCATCGGGCAAGCCCGCGCGCCGATGCGCCCTTCGTCGCGATCAACTGCGGCGCGATCCCGGAAAACCTGCTCGAATCCGAATTGTTCGGCCACGCCCGGGGCGCCTTCACGGGGGCGGCCACGGCGCACACGGGACTCTTCGTCGCGGCGAACGGCGGCACGCTGTTCCTCGACGAGATCGGCGACATGCCGCTTGCCTTGCAGGTGAAGCTGCTGCGGGTGCTACAGGAGCGTGCGGTGCGCCCGGTGGGATCGACGCGTGCGGAAAAGATCGACGTGCGCATCATCTCGGCGACGCACCGCGACCTGGAGGCGGCACGGGAAGCCGGACTCTTCCGCGAGGATCTCTTCTATCGCCTGAACGTCGTCAGCCTGTCGCTACCGACCTTGGAGGAGCGGCGCGAGGACATCCCCTTGCTGGCGAGCCTCTTCCTGCAGAATCTGGCGCGCAAGTACCACAAGCGCCTGCATGGCTTCGCGCCCGACGCGCTGCAGGCGCTCGCGAGTGCCGCGTGGCCCGGCAACGTTCGTCAGCTGCAGAACGTCGTCGAGCAGGCCTGCGCGCTCGCGACGACGCCGCTGATTCCGCTGACGCTGGTCGAGCGCGCCTTGCGCGGGACAGCACACGAGCGGCTGAGCTATGCGGAGGCGCGGCAGCGCTTCGAGCGCGATTACCTGATCCGGATCCTGAAGCTCACGGACGGCAACGTCTCCGATGCGGCACGCCTCGCGGACCGCAACCGCACGGAGTTCTATCGCCTGCTACAGCGCCATGCGCTGACACCGGGGCTGTTCCGTGGGAGCTACCGCCCGACGCAACACGGGCGAAGGAAGACGGACCGCTGA
- a CDS encoding polymer-forming cytoskeletal protein, which produces MFNKPALFPKVAEGQNTRGSGPGVAGTSAGTSSAQASSLARGLTDTTRPASDTTPAAASGSTEASTVTTSTETTDAERQETGSRLIVGPNVKLRGAEILDCDTLVVEGRVEATMDSRVIRIAENGAFSGTVGIDVAEVHGRFDGELTARSQLVIHSTGRVSGKIRYGKILIEEGGEISGDVQSIAASQGGAGKEPMRSVVREESPIKVAVGS; this is translated from the coding sequence ATGTTCAACAAACCCGCACTGTTTCCCAAGGTTGCAGAAGGCCAGAATACGCGTGGTTCCGGCCCCGGAGTGGCGGGCACATCGGCAGGTACATCGAGCGCACAGGCGTCCAGCCTCGCGCGCGGGCTGACGGACACGACACGCCCCGCTTCCGATACGACCCCGGCTGCTGCCAGCGGTTCGACCGAAGCCTCGACCGTAACGACGAGCACCGAGACGACCGACGCCGAGCGCCAGGAAACGGGCAGCCGCTTGATCGTCGGACCGAACGTCAAGCTGCGCGGCGCCGAAATCCTCGACTGCGACACGCTGGTCGTGGAAGGGCGGGTGGAGGCGACGATGGATAGCCGCGTGATCCGCATCGCCGAGAACGGGGCCTTCTCGGGTACTGTCGGTATCGACGTCGCCGAGGTGCATGGCCGTTTCGACGGCGAACTGACCGCGCGCAGCCAACTCGTGATTCATTCGACGGGTCGTGTCAGCGGCAAGATCCGCTACGGCAAGATCCTGATCGAAGAGGGCGGCGAGATCTCCGGCGACGTGCAGTCGATCGCCGCGTCGCAGGGCGGTGCCGGCAAGGAGCCGATGCGCTCGGTGGTGCGCGAAGAGTCGCCGATCAAGGTCGCGGTCGGCAGCTGA